In the Commensalibacter melissae genome, ATGTGACCATACTGAATTTGACCATCAACAGTTTTACGCGCTTTCAGATCGTTGGGACGTGTATATACAGGTACTTGATAATTGCCTGTTTTTACAGTTGACCCTTCAATTTCTGGTTCATAATATCCTGTCACCTTTCCTTTTTGAATTCTATAGGAATATTGATAGGGTTGCAGCCATTGTTCAAAAAAGTTTTTCACTTGTAGAGGTTGTTTGATATCAATCTGTTCCGCAGTAATACAAACTGGAATCCAATCCTTAGTCTGACTTCCTGGCAAACCGCTGACTCCACCTAGATAAGTGATAGATGGCAATTTTCTTATCTGCCTACAGGTCTGACGAAAAACTGTCAAAATTTGTGAGTGGTTTTCCTGATTCCATCCCTGTAATACCTGATAGGAAACGGGATAGAATTCTGACAGTTTTTCCTGACCTTCCTGTACACAAGCGGTCAGACATATCCCAAGGGATATCGATATTGCACGAACAAAGCGTTTCATAACAAGCCTATTAAATTCAAGTTCCTGTACGAGTTGATTTTAAACGCCAGGAAATATCCTGACCATTCATTCCTAATACACGTTCAAATAACCAGAAATCAATAAATTCCGTCACAGATTCCGTACCAACTACAGGTTCTTTCTTTTTATCAAATATACAATTCAGTTGATCGGAAATGATCTTAACCTCAATCAATGCTTTTTTAGGATCAACTTCAGATTTAATCTCAGCTTTTGTTATAGCGATCGAACAAATTGCTTTGATTTCAATTTTTTGAATTTCGTGTGCTCCTTGACGTTTTTCAATGGCCCTTTCAAATGATGAATAGGCATCTGATGTCAACATTGACCCAAGACTATTTAAGTCTGCATTAGCAAATGCAGTTAGAATTTTACGAAATACTATTTCAGTACCTGCTACAAATTTTTGCGGAACAAAAGTTGAATCGAGCGCACTAATTTTTTGTAAAGTCTGTCCTAATTCACTATTGGCAGCCGGTATTTCATAATTAACCTTGGGTACAGGTGCTACTGCTGGCTGTACGGGTTTATTTTTTGTATTTGATAAAAAAGCTGGCGCTTTAACTGTCAAGGAAATGGCTTCATGTTTCTCAAATCCAGTTTTTTTCCCTAATACGCTTCGCAAACGGAGAATCAGAAAAATCGCTATCAAGGAAAATATTATAATATCTATGGGAATATCACCTACAGAAAAATCCATCTTTTAACCTGTTAACTTGAACCTATATTGAAGTTATTTACTATATTCTTTTATGATCATTTAAAACATTAAAAACAAATTATTTTATTTAATTATTTCAATTTTTAAACTGCCTCTTGTTTTTTTATTATAAGTTTAATTAGTATAAATCGTTTTATTTAATGATAAAATTTATGTTATATGAAAATTTAAAAATTTTTAAATTAAGAATAAAGAATATATAGAGAATATAATGACTAACTCAACAAATACGGTATCGAGCAATCAAACAGAAGGAACACCCCCTTCCCTTCCATTAACCCTTAATATCCAGTTTACAAAAGATCTTTCGTTTGAAGTCCCTCACGGAGCTGCCATTTTCGCGAGTTTGCAAGAGGCTCCCCAAATATCGGTTTCAATTGACACAAATGCCAACCGATTAAATGAAAACGGAGTTTATGAGGTCAGTTTAAAAATTAAAATTGACGCTGTAGAGGCACAAAAACAAAATGAAGGTACCAGTCGCACAATTTTTATTGCGGAACTTATCTACTGTGCTGTTGTAACCCTGAATAATCCGCCAGAAGAATTGATTGAACCCATTCTTCTTGTCGAAGTTCCTCGTTTGATTTTCCCTTATGCACGAAATATTATAAGTGAAGTTACACGAGATGGAGGGTTTCCACCCGTTGTTCTACAACCCATAGATTTTGTTTCTTTATGGCAAAATAAACAACAACAGGCAGCCCAAACACATACCGAGGCAGGTCATGCATAATTTTGAACATGCTATCACTTTATAAGATAAAGCATGGATTCAGTAGAGGGATGATCCGCAACGACAATCCCTTTCCACTGAAAATTCTCCAATACCTTTTTCACTTTTTCACTTATTGCAATAGCATAAATTTGGTTAAGCAAATATCTATACTCTTCATATAAAAGATCCTTAAAAAACTGGGCTGTTTCCGAAGAGAAAAATAGAATTGTACTAATTTCCCCCTGTTTGAGTTTCTCAATAAAAGAAAAAGGTATAAAATTTTTTCGTCTGGTTTCGTACACTTCTTCCACAATCATTTTGAAACCAGAATTCTGTAAATTGGAAATCAATTGTTTTCCCTGCCCTTTTCCTACAGGAAACAATAAACCGCCTTGTTTGGGAAACAATTCCCTTTGAATTAAATCATTCAAAGCGTTCGAATCTTTATGCGCACTTTGAACCTTTTCAAAACCAGCAATTTTAGCATCATGCGCAGTTATATCGCCAACAGCAAAAACAGGGATATCCCTATATCTTATATCTTGCCGAATAAATAATTTTACCGTAGAAATGATGGCTTGGCGGCTTGTAAACAAAATAGCCTGAATTTGATCAATATTGGTAAATTCAACAGATAATTGATTAACATTCATCAAGGGTAAGGCTAATGTTTTCCATCCCAATGTCTGAACCTTTAAAATCGTTTCACTCAACCCTGGTTCTGGCCGAGTTATTACAATATAATTTTTTTGCTTGTCACCCAATTTCAAGACTCAAAAATATCATTCGGACTATCTTTACGCAATTGTTTACCTAACTCATGACCGATCAATTCAGCTTCTTCCAGGGTTCCTATAACATCTTTTTTGATTAAAAAAGAACCGTCTCCTCTTGCAACCAATCCCGTTAAATGCAACCGTTCTTCCTGACCCGGAAAAGAAACAACCCTTGCATACCCGCCAATTGGTGTTCGACAAGATCCATCAAGCTCAGCCAGCAAGGCACGTTCAGCGCTGGATACCGCCTTTGCCTCCCTATTTTCAATTGCCGAAAGCATTTCAAGCAATTCTGTGTCTTTTTCTCTAACTGTGATTCCAACAATACCTTGACCCGCCGCTGGAACCATAATTGAGGGATCAATCAAAACATCAATTCGATGCTCCATATCCAGTCTTTGCAATCCTGCAGCAGCAAGAAAAGTTGCATCAAATTGTTTTGAGGTAATTTTATCCAAACGTGTCTGAATATTACCCCTCAACAATCCAAATTTCAAATCAGGTCTATAATGCAGCAATTGAGCTTGACGTCGTACGGAAGAAGACCCGATCAACGCGCCTTTTGGTAAAACATCAAATGGATTTTTAGAATCAATGGGTTGATATTCACTTCTAACAATTAAAGCATCCCTCGCATCTTGTCTTTTTAGCGTACATGCCAAAACAAGACCTTTGGGCAGGTCTGTTTCAAGATCTTTAAGGCTATGGACAGCAAAATCAATATTCCCTTCTAACAGCTGTTCATGAATTTCCTTGGCAAATAATCCCTTGCCACCGATTTCGGCCAAACGTCGATCCTGTATGCGATCTCCTGAAGTATGAATTTGAAATTCCTCAAACGCCCCAATCTGACGTAATAAAGGGCAGAATTGTGTTAATAATGTGAGAAAATTGCGAGTCTGGACCAAAGCCAAAGGAGAACCCCTGGTTCCTACTCGCAGGGGCAGTCCTCTTTTTCCATGGGTTTTAATATAGTTTGCTTTCTGTAATTCCGCAGCCTTGGCGGCAACCCGTTGTAAATTGGGATTTGAAGCAATATGTACTATGTTTTTGATATCCATAAAAATATACTTTATCTATATATATACTCATATTCTCTTTAAAAGAAAAATATTTATTATGATATCCATACACCAAACACGTATAAAAACAAATAACTGCTTTAAAATTCTGGCAATTGAATCTTCTTGTGATGATACAGCATGCGCAATCATTCGTTCAGACGGAATGGTTTTGGGAGAAAAGGTTCATTCACAAAAGGAACATGTTCATTTTGGTGGTGTGGTACCAGAAATAGCTGCCCGTGCTCATATGCACCATCTTCCTTTTTTGGTAAATTCATTATTGGATGAGGCAAAAGTTTCTTGGTGTCAAATTGATGCCATTGCCGCAACCTGCGGACCCGGTTTAATTGGTGGGGTAATTGTTGGCAGCAGTTTTGCAAAAGGTCTGGCACTTTCAAAAAAAATTCCCTTTATTGGTATCAATCACATCGAGGCTCATGCCCTTACCGTCCGTTTACCGGATATTTCAAACAAGAAAATAGAATTTCCCTATCTATTATTTTTAACATCAGGTGGCCATTGTCAATGTATCTATGTTGACGATGTCGGTAAATATCAGCATTTGGGAGGTACTATTGATGATGCGGCTGGCGAGGCTTTTGATAAAGTTGCAAAAATGCTTGGACTTCCCTGGCCTGGTGGTCCAGCCCTTGAAGCCTTGGCAAAAGAGGGAAATGAAAATGCATTCATCATGCCTCATCCTTTATATGGCCGTGACGGATGTGACTTCTCATTTTCCGGACTTAAAACGGCAGTGGCTAATTTACTTGAACCCTATAAGGACTTATCTTGCTTGCCACGCTCTTTGGCAGCTGACATTGCGGCGAGTTTCCAGAAAACTATAACGGATACCATTATCAACAGATTAGAGAATGCCATTCAAATGGCCCCTAAAACCAAAATTCTTGCGACAGCTGGTGGGGTTGCGGCCAACCAATATTTAAAGTTTCATCTAATGAGACTTGCCAGTCAATATAATATGGAATTTATAGCCCCTCCAATTCGTTATTGTACGGATAACGCAGTTATGATTGGATGGACAGCAATTGAAATTTTAAAAAAGACCATTACAAATAATTTTATTCCAAACGACATTGATTTGATACCTCGTCCACGTTGGCCTTTGTCTGAAATGAAGTCTCGTTTTGAACACTAAGTCTTTTATTATTTGAAGGATTATGAAACATGAAGAAATCAATTGCTGTCATTGGTGCCGGCGCTTGGGGAATAGCCCTTGCCATTCATGTTGCTCGTACAAATGCCAACGTATATTTATGGAGTAGAAAAGAGCTTCCCGATCCAAATACAAAAACACTTTCAAGATTAAAAAATTTCCCTTTACCAAATAATATTCAGGTTCATAATTCATTTCCAAAGAGGGCCGATCTTATTTTTTTGGCAGTACCTCTTCAATTTATCCGCTCCATTCTACCGAATATCAATAGTTTACAATGTCCGATTATTGTCTGCTGCAAAGGTGTAGAACAGCAAACCCTTAAATTTCCATCAGAAATAATTGAAGAATTTGTGCCAAAACAGAATATCGCCATTTTGTCAGGCCCAAATTTTGCTCACGAAGTAGCAGCAAATTTACCAACAGCCAGTGTTATCGCGTCTGACAACATACAAATGGCCCAGGAAATTTCAGATGAAATTTCAACTTTTAATTTTCGTTTTTATAAAAATGATGATCCCATTGGTGTTCAAATTGGCGGTGCTGCAAAAAACATATTTGCAATTGCCGCAGGAGCGGCAATTGGGGCCGGTTTGGGGGAAAATGCCCGTGCTTCGCTAATAACCCGTGGTATTAGCGAACTCTCGAGACTCAG is a window encoding:
- the tsaD gene encoding tRNA (adenosine(37)-N6)-threonylcarbamoyltransferase complex transferase subunit TsaD; this encodes MISIHQTRIKTNNCFKILAIESSCDDTACAIIRSDGMVLGEKVHSQKEHVHFGGVVPEIAARAHMHHLPFLVNSLLDEAKVSWCQIDAIAATCGPGLIGGVIVGSSFAKGLALSKKIPFIGINHIEAHALTVRLPDISNKKIEFPYLLFLTSGGHCQCIYVDDVGKYQHLGGTIDDAAGEAFDKVAKMLGLPWPGGPALEALAKEGNENAFIMPHPLYGRDGCDFSFSGLKTAVANLLEPYKDLSCLPRSLAADIAASFQKTITDTIINRLENAIQMAPKTKILATAGGVAANQYLKFHLMRLASQYNMEFIAPPIRYCTDNAVMIGWTAIEILKKTITNNFIPNDIDLIPRPRWPLSEMKSRFEH
- the secB gene encoding protein-export chaperone SecB, coding for MTNSTNTVSSNQTEGTPPSLPLTLNIQFTKDLSFEVPHGAAIFASLQEAPQISVSIDTNANRLNENGVYEVSLKIKIDAVEAQKQNEGTSRTIFIAELIYCAVVTLNNPPEELIEPILLVEVPRLIFPYARNIISEVTRDGGFPPVVLQPIDFVSLWQNKQQQAAQTHTEAGHA
- a CDS encoding NAD(P)H-dependent glycerol-3-phosphate dehydrogenase, with protein sequence MKKSIAVIGAGAWGIALAIHVARTNANVYLWSRKELPDPNTKTLSRLKNFPLPNNIQVHNSFPKRADLIFLAVPLQFIRSILPNINSLQCPIIVCCKGVEQQTLKFPSEIIEEFVPKQNIAILSGPNFAHEVAANLPTASVIASDNIQMAQEISDEISTFNFRFYKNDDPIGVQIGGAAKNIFAIAAGAAIGAGLGENARASLITRGISELSRLSLGLGGSPRTLSGLAGLGDMILTCTGTSSRNYSLGIELGNGKKLDAILKERTVVTEGVTTTPALLKRAQNHHIDVPIIETVAAILSDKITIHQAKERLMSRPIPFE
- a CDS encoding uroporphyrinogen-III synthase; this encodes MGDKQKNYIVITRPEPGLSETILKVQTLGWKTLALPLMNVNQLSVEFTNIDQIQAILFTSRQAIISTVKLFIRQDIRYRDIPVFAVGDITAHDAKIAGFEKVQSAHKDSNALNDLIQRELFPKQGGLLFPVGKGQGKQLISNLQNSGFKMIVEEVYETRRKNFIPFSFIEKLKQGEISTILFFSSETAQFFKDLLYEEYRYLLNQIYAIAISEKVKKVLENFQWKGIVVADHPSTESMLYLIK
- a CDS encoding Tim44/TimA family putative adaptor protein, whose translation is MDFSVGDIPIDIIIFSLIAIFLILRLRSVLGKKTGFEKHEAISLTVKAPAFLSNTKNKPVQPAVAPVPKVNYEIPAANSELGQTLQKISALDSTFVPQKFVAGTEIVFRKILTAFANADLNSLGSMLTSDAYSSFERAIEKRQGAHEIQKIEIKAICSIAITKAEIKSEVDPKKALIEVKIISDQLNCIFDKKKEPVVGTESVTEFIDFWLFERVLGMNGQDISWRLKSTRTGT
- the hemC gene encoding hydroxymethylbilane synthase, producing MDIKNIVHIASNPNLQRVAAKAAELQKANYIKTHGKRGLPLRVGTRGSPLALVQTRNFLTLLTQFCPLLRQIGAFEEFQIHTSGDRIQDRRLAEIGGKGLFAKEIHEQLLEGNIDFAVHSLKDLETDLPKGLVLACTLKRQDARDALIVRSEYQPIDSKNPFDVLPKGALIGSSSVRRQAQLLHYRPDLKFGLLRGNIQTRLDKITSKQFDATFLAAAGLQRLDMEHRIDVLIDPSIMVPAAGQGIVGITVREKDTELLEMLSAIENREAKAVSSAERALLAELDGSCRTPIGGYARVVSFPGQEERLHLTGLVARGDGSFLIKKDVIGTLEEAELIGHELGKQLRKDSPNDIFES